The region CTAATGGATGAAGCATCAGCTATTATCAGGACTGAAATAGATAGTATGCCAGTAGAATTAGATGAAATAAGAAGAAAAATAATGCAATTAGAAATTGAGAGAGAAGCATTGAAAAAAGAAACTGATGAAGCTTCTATTAAAAGATTAGAAAAACTAAAAAAAGAGCTTGCAGACTATAAAGAAACATTTAATATTAAAAAAGCTCAATGGGAAAAAGAAAAGAAAAATATTAAAGGTGTTAAGGAAATAAAAGAAAATATAGATATAGTAAAAAGAGAAATAGAAGAAGCTGAAAGGAATTATGATTTAGAAAAATTGTCTGAACTAAAATATGGAAAATTACCTTCTTTAAAAAAACAACTGGAAGATTCAAAATTATTAAATGAAGAAGATAGAATGCTTAAAGAAGAAGTAACAGAAGAAGAAATAGCACAGGTAGTTTCAAAATGGACTGGTATTCCTGTTACAAAGCTTGTAGAAAGTGAAAGAGAGAAACTTCTTCACTTAGACAAAACCCTTCACAAAAGAGTTATAGGGCAGAAAGAAGCTGTAAAATCCGTTTCAGATGCGGTAATACGTGCAAGAGCTGGTCTTAAACCTTTGGATAGACCAGTAGGGTCTTTCATATTCTTAGGTCCCACTGGAGTGGGAAAAACTGAATTAGCAAAAACTTTAACCGAAGCTTTATTTGATGATGAAAGAAATATGATAAGAATTGATATGAGTGAATATATGGAGAAATTTTCTGTATCAAGACTTATAGGAGCTCCCCCAGGATATGTAGGTTACGATGAAGGAGGCCAATTAACAGAAGCAGTTAGAAGAAGACCTTATTCTGTAATACTATTTGATGAAATAGAAAAGGCTCATAGCGATGTCTTTAACATTTTACTTCAAGTTTTAGATGATGGAAGACTTACTGACAACCAAGGTAGAACTGTAGATTTTAGACATACAGTCATAATTATGACTTCTAATTTAGGGTCTAATTATTTACTTGAAGGTATAGAGAAAGATGGAAATATACGAGAAACAACAAAAGAAAAAGTAAGAGAAGAGATGCTAAGAACTTTCCGTCCTGAGTTTTTAAATCGTATAGATGAAATTGTAATGTTTAAACCTTTACAAAAAGAAGAAATATATAAAATAATAGATTTACAGATAAAGGAGTTAGAAGAAAGATTAAAAAATAGAGAAATTACAATTAATCTTACAGATGAAGCTAAAGATTTCATATTAAATAGAGCCTACTCCATACAGTATGGGGCAAGACCTGTAAAGCGATTTTTACAAAACAACTTAGAAACTAAATTAGGTAGAAATCTTATTAAAGGTAATATTGTAGATAAAGATAAAGTAATAGTTGATGTGAACAATGATGACTTAATATTTAAAATATAATATAAAATCTCTTCTATATATATAGAAGAGATTTTATTTATTTTATCCACATTTTATAATATTATATATTTACTTATCCACATTCTTTATTTCATATATCTATCTATAATATTTATAACCTCATCTATCTTTTCTTCACCTTCACCATGAAGAACTGCATCTTGTACACAATTTCTAATATGTTGATCTAACATATTTGTATTTGCCTTTTTTAATAAGCCTATAGAAGATAAAATTTGTTTAGATATATCCACACAATATCTATCATCTTCTATCATCTTAATAATACCATCTATTTGGCCCCTGGCAGTCTTTAATAAGTTTAAAGCCTTTTTTCTTTCCTCATTCATTCTGACCTTTTCCTCACTCATTTCAAATCACCTAATTTCTACTACTTCATAGCCAGCTTCATCTATAACTTTTTTTAATACTGAATCATTTAAATTTACTCCTTCAACTTGAGCTTTTTTATTTTCCAAATTTACATCTACTTTTGATATATTATCTAATTCCTTTAAAGCTTTTTCAACAGCTGCTACACAATGTCCACAGGACATTCCTTCAATTGTAATAGTTTTTTTCATGTAATTTTCTCCTTTCTTTATTTAAATCTCTTTAATCTTAAGGAATTAGTTACTACAGAAACTGATGAGAAAGCCATAGCTGCTCCTGCTACCATTGGATTTAAAAATCCTAGTGCTGCAAAAGGTATTCCTGCACTATTGTATGCGAAGGCCCAGAATAAATTCTGTTTTATAGTTCTCATAGTTCTATGACTTAACCTAATTGCTGTAACTATTCCCCTTAAATCTCCTTTCATCAAAGTAATATCTGCTGCCTCCATAGCCACATCTGTTCCAGTACCTATAGCAAAACCTACGTCAGATGCTGCTAATGCTGGTGCGTCATTAATTCCATCTCCCACCATGCCTACCATCTTTCCTTCTTCTTTAATTTCTTCAATTACCTTTGCTTTATGTTCAGGAAGAACTTCTGCTAATACATTTGTAATACCTACTTCTTTTCCTATAGCTTTTGCTGTCCTTTCATTATCACCTGTAATCATATATATATCAAGACCCATTTCTTTCATTTCTTTAATAGCTTCTTTAGAATTTTCTTTTAGCTTATCTGCTACTCCAATTATTCCAGATACTTTTCTATCTATAGATAATATCATAGCAGTTTTACCTTCTTCCTCTAACCCTAAAAGCTCTTCTTCTATTTCTTCTATAGAAACCCCTACTTCATACATAAGTCTCCTATTACCTATATAAATTTCTTTCTCTTCTATTATTGTTTTAATACCTCTTCCAGGTATAGCAGTAAACATTTCTCCCTCTACTAATTCTATACCTTCTTCTTTTGCTTTTTCTACTATTGCCTGACCTAATGGATGTTCTGAGGTTTGTTCTCCAGATGCAGCTAGTCTGAGAACTTCTTCTTCTTTTTCTTCGAAAGCTATAATATCTGTGACCTCTGGTTCACCTTTAGTAATAGTTCCTGTTTTATCTAATACTATAGTATCCATTTCATGAGCTCTTTCCAAATGTTCACCACTTTTTATTAATACTCCATTTTCAGCACCTTTTCCTG is a window of Tissierellales bacterium DNA encoding:
- the clpB gene encoding ATP-dependent chaperone ClpB, whose product is MNFNKFTQKSQEVVQNSQELAILHENPQLEEIHLHLALLQQENGLIPKLINYLGENVESIRKDVEKEIDKIPKQSGSGSSSLYSNRIYTKILLKSEEEAKKFGDTFVSVEHLYIALLKEKGIKSEKIFKKYNITLKRFLKALDNIRGSQTITNDNPEAIYNPLKKFGKNLVEDTRKGKIDPVIGRDEEIRNVIRILSRRTKNNPVLIGEPGVGKTAIAEGLAQRIINGDVPEGLKDKTIFSLDMSALIAGAKYRGEFEERLKAVLKEIEKSDGQIIMFIDEIHNIVGAGKTEGSMDASNILKPMLARGELHCIGATTLDEYRQYIEKDTALERRFQKVLVTEPDVENTVAILRGIKEKYEIHHGIRISDSAVIACATLSDKYISDRFLPDKAIDLMDEASAIIRTEIDSMPVELDEIRRKIMQLEIEREALKKETDEASIKRLEKLKKELADYKETFNIKKAQWEKEKKNIKGVKEIKENIDIVKREIEEAERNYDLEKLSELKYGKLPSLKKQLEDSKLLNEEDRMLKEEVTEEEIAQVVSKWTGIPVTKLVESEREKLLHLDKTLHKRVIGQKEAVKSVSDAVIRARAGLKPLDRPVGSFIFLGPTGVGKTELAKTLTEALFDDERNMIRIDMSEYMEKFSVSRLIGAPPGYVGYDEGGQLTEAVRRRPYSVILFDEIEKAHSDVFNILLQVLDDGRLTDNQGRTVDFRHTVIIMTSNLGSNYLLEGIEKDGNIRETTKEKVREEMLRTFRPEFLNRIDEIVMFKPLQKEEIYKIIDLQIKELEERLKNREITINLTDEAKDFILNRAYSIQYGARPVKRFLQNNLETKLGRNLIKGNIVDKDKVIVDVNNDDLIFKI
- a CDS encoding metal-sensing transcriptional repressor, with translation MNEERKKALNLLKTARGQIDGIIKMIEDDRYCVDISKQILSSIGLLKKANTNMLDQHIRNCVQDAVLHGEGEEKIDEVINIIDRYMK
- a CDS encoding cation transporter produces the protein MKKTITIEGMSCGHCVAAVEKALKELDNISKVDVNLENKKAQVEGVNLNDSVLKKVIDEAGYEVVEIR